In Treponema vincentii, a single window of DNA contains:
- a CDS encoding potassium channel family protein: MNKFAIIGLGAFGVRMLEELLHFTDEVIIIDKDPNLIKKYEGKAVKGSVVNITDEESLRKNIPQRIGTAIVDLGGRIELSLMVTKYLKQLGIKEIVVKAETDQHENLLSMVGATKVIFPDREAAKRVMPMLASTLLLNFMPISTELALAEVSINEKYIGMTLLEANLRKELGLNVVAVRKQDCESFEFIEPDYRFAADDILLLAGSEEHIFVFSHHKEDLHKKEHASLFRMLFPRFPF, from the coding sequence ATGAATAAATTCGCAATTATTGGTTTAGGTGCGTTCGGTGTCCGTATGTTGGAAGAACTGCTCCATTTTACCGATGAAGTTATCATTATAGATAAAGATCCTAATCTTATTAAAAAGTATGAAGGCAAGGCTGTTAAAGGCTCGGTCGTGAATATTACCGATGAAGAGAGTCTCCGGAAAAATATTCCTCAAAGAATCGGTACTGCTATTGTTGATCTGGGCGGAAGGATTGAACTTTCGCTGATGGTAACCAAATATTTAAAGCAGCTTGGTATTAAAGAGATTGTTGTAAAGGCTGAAACCGACCAACATGAGAATCTGCTGTCCATGGTTGGGGCAACAAAGGTGATTTTCCCCGATCGAGAAGCAGCAAAGCGAGTTATGCCGATGTTGGCCTCAACTTTGTTGTTGAATTTTATGCCGATTTCAACTGAGCTTGCATTGGCGGAAGTAAGCATTAATGAAAAATATATCGGCATGACGCTCCTTGAAGCAAATTTACGAAAAGAACTCGGTCTTAATGTTGTTGCGGTACGAAAGCAAGACTGTGAAAGTTTTGAATTTATTGAACCGGACTATCGCTTTGCCGCAGATGATATTCTCCTCTTAGCAGGTTCGGAAGAGCATATTTTTGTTTTTTCTCATCATAAAGAAGACTTACATAAAAAAGAACATGCAAGCCTTTTCCGTATGCTCTTTCCGCGCTTTCCTTTTTAA
- a CDS encoding DJ-1/PfpI family protein: MQRFFLFIADGFEEVEAVTPLDYLRRCGTDLTLVGVDADVIRSSRGLTVTCDIALSELIGRGVEAKENAERLAASTALAILPGGLPNSRTLSENTELRSFITETVKHGGLVAAICAAPALALGGWGLLEGKRFTCYPGMGADLPTQPVKGARVIRDGQFITACGAGAAEEFAFTLVDALYGEKRLAELKSSIVAR, from the coding sequence ATGCAAAGGTTTTTTTTATTCATCGCGGACGGATTTGAAGAAGTTGAAGCAGTTACACCGCTCGATTATTTGCGTCGCTGTGGAACTGACTTGACCTTAGTCGGAGTTGACGCAGATGTCATTCGTTCGTCGCGCGGATTGACTGTTACCTGCGACATTGCGTTATCCGAACTTATTGGAAGGGGCGTCGAAGCGAAAGAAAATGCCGAGCGATTGGCAGCTAGTACTGCACTGGCGATATTGCCTGGCGGACTTCCAAACAGTCGTACGCTCAGTGAAAATACTGAGCTCCGCTCTTTTATAACTGAGACGGTAAAGCACGGTGGATTAGTCGCAGCGATTTGTGCGGCTCCGGCACTTGCACTTGGTGGATGGGGTTTGCTTGAGGGGAAACGCTTTACCTGTTATCCGGGTATGGGAGCAGATTTACCGACGCAGCCTGTAAAGGGCGCGCGTGTCATTCGTGACGGTCAATTTATTACTGCCTGTGGAGCCGGAGCTGCTGAAGAATTCGCTTTTACCTTGGTGGATGCCTTGTATGGCGAAAAAAGACTTGCTGAGCTGAAAAGTTCAATCGTCGCCCGATAG
- a CDS encoding tetratricopeptide repeat protein gives MPSSILEQAKKQFVKGNYQQVINLLEPHVTQYVVSSDTKDVVYNASFNKSFPFYLYLGLACLHAGDIGGAVDYLACARKIKMTDPDLLCAQAVLFLRRGDTARAIDYYLEAIEYNPNHELARSGLEFIRTHNTPEAIGDAVQSGEIKKFYPRPGVQSYIKKRIILFACLVVAAFVAVIAVMVLIKIPLSLRTQNNNRADLSAFALLSDEKARPIDTGGTYRYMLSEKEVLAAYRNAQKYFQDSRDNLAQIEVNRILSSNAAHSIKQKARLLMDYFAKPGFDTVRDIPSYSEVRADIPLYLDCWTIWSGRATNIQSDGDNTSFDLLVGYSERIQLEGVVPIFCNFSVRIDSERPIEVLGKIQQRGGILFLKAAGIHQSQVPENKR, from the coding sequence ATGCCGTCATCGATTCTTGAACAAGCAAAAAAACAATTTGTCAAGGGGAATTATCAACAGGTTATTAATCTATTGGAGCCGCACGTTACGCAATACGTTGTATCGAGCGATACCAAAGATGTTGTGTATAATGCATCATTTAATAAATCGTTTCCTTTTTATCTGTATTTAGGACTTGCTTGTTTACATGCCGGGGATATCGGCGGCGCCGTTGATTATTTGGCTTGCGCACGGAAAATTAAAATGACTGATCCCGATTTGCTATGTGCGCAGGCTGTGCTGTTTTTACGGCGAGGCGACACCGCACGCGCGATCGACTATTATCTGGAAGCGATTGAGTATAATCCTAACCATGAATTGGCACGCAGCGGATTGGAGTTTATTCGAACTCATAACACGCCGGAGGCAATAGGAGATGCCGTTCAATCGGGTGAAATAAAAAAGTTTTATCCTCGTCCAGGTGTACAGTCCTATATTAAAAAAAGAATAATCTTGTTTGCCTGTTTGGTAGTTGCTGCGTTTGTTGCGGTGATTGCAGTAATGGTATTGATAAAAATTCCTCTGTCGTTGCGGACACAGAATAATAATAGGGCTGATCTCTCGGCATTCGCATTGCTGTCGGATGAAAAAGCACGTCCGATTGATACGGGCGGGACGTATCGGTATATGCTTTCGGAAAAAGAGGTGCTTGCGGCATATCGGAATGCACAGAAATATTTTCAGGATTCACGGGATAACCTGGCGCAAATTGAAGTTAACCGGATTTTGTCTTCGAACGCCGCCCATTCGATTAAACAGAAGGCGCGGTTGTTAATGGACTATTTTGCGAAACCTGGCTTCGATACTGTTCGGGATATTCCATCCTACAGCGAGGTACGAGCTGATATTCCGCTTTATCTTGATTGCTGGACAATTTGGTCGGGACGTGCAACAAATATACAATCCGATGGGGACAATACGAGCTTCGATCTTTTGGTAGGGTATAGCGAGCGTATTCAGTTGGAAGGTGTTGTTCCTATCTTTTGTAATTTTTCGGTCAGGATAGATTCTGAACGCCCAATAGAAGTATTAGGAAAAATCCAGCAGCGGGGCGGTATCCTTTTTTTAAAAGCTGCCGGTATTCATCAAAGCCAAGTACCGGAAAACAAGCGCTGA
- a CDS encoding tetratricopeptide repeat protein: MDVLYRFIEKYPDHPKIPSAYYWIGENLYAAGNHTEARKIFSKVIVDYPQSGKVNEARYKIVLIDQQSVREELLQMANEAHSASAQAEKTRADAEPEPEPDKAAPKSDESSASVASDTTDSNTEDALVADEAAITVAADTTDTTTDAGEPDTTETAVAVPTDSAEAAPVTETSSLATVEEGKQIEHFVSRLTALEKKINEISAALSLIAEEQENQRIREQQQAFEQQQKVEQQQKEAEQQELEKRRQELAGLKARAQTLEKLYEQHMKGAK, encoded by the coding sequence TTGGATGTCCTCTATCGGTTTATTGAAAAGTATCCCGATCATCCTAAAATTCCGTCTGCTTATTATTGGATAGGCGAAAATCTTTATGCAGCAGGGAATCACACCGAAGCCCGTAAAATTTTTAGTAAAGTCATCGTAGACTATCCGCAATCGGGGAAGGTTAATGAAGCGCGGTATAAAATTGTGCTTATTGATCAACAGTCGGTTCGAGAAGAACTTTTGCAGATGGCGAATGAAGCCCATTCCGCATCGGCACAAGCCGAAAAAACACGTGCAGACGCCGAACCGGAGCCGGAACCCGATAAAGCAGCCCCGAAATCCGATGAATCAAGCGCTTCGGTTGCCTCAGACACTACGGACAGCAATACCGAAGATGCGCTGGTTGCAGATGAAGCTGCTATAACGGTTGCTGCAGATACTACCGATACTACCACGGATGCCGGCGAACCCGATACAACTGAAACAGCGGTTGCTGTACCGACCGACAGCGCGGAAGCGGCGCCGGTTACAGAGACTTCTTCATTAGCAACAGTAGAAGAAGGAAAACAGATCGAACACTTTGTTAGCCGTTTAACAGCGTTGGAGAAAAAAATTAATGAAATTTCTGCAGCACTTTCTCTTATTGCTGAAGAACAAGAAAATCAGCGTATACGGGAACAGCAGCAAGCTTTTGAACAACAGCAGAAGGTTGAGCAGCAACAAAAAGAAGCCGAGCAGCAGGAACTTGAAAAGCGCCGTCAGGAGCTGGCAGGACTAAAGGCTCGCGCCCAAACCTTGGAAAAACTTTATGAACAGCATATGAAAGGAGCAAAATAA
- a CDS encoding TraR/DksA family transcriptional regulator, producing the protein MEKEFYQEMKQSLHEHRAEIIKTFVANHESFRQIIESVDPKDFGDIASEDTDRKMLESMNEKDAKRMQLIESALARIEQGKYGKCIKCAKKIPEDRLRAIPYALMCIECQSAIERKKR; encoded by the coding sequence ATGGAAAAAGAGTTTTACCAAGAGATGAAGCAATCTCTGCATGAGCACCGTGCTGAAATTATCAAAACGTTTGTGGCAAATCATGAAAGTTTTAGACAGATTATTGAATCGGTAGATCCTAAAGATTTTGGTGATATTGCTTCGGAAGATACCGATCGGAAGATGCTGGAGAGTATGAATGAAAAAGACGCCAAACGGATGCAGTTAATTGAATCTGCTCTAGCCCGTATCGAGCAAGGGAAGTATGGTAAGTGCATCAAATGTGCAAAAAAAATACCGGAAGACCGGTTGCGGGCTATTCCTTACGCATTGATGTGTATCGAATGTCAATCAGCGATCGAACGAAAAAAACGCTAG
- a CDS encoding DedA family protein: MFQTIAAWIGQYISYFPLVIFISLFLGGFNLPISEDIIVITAALLCRQEKASIPSFYAALYFGAVISDYLVYFWGWLLGHGRISGKFFSKLISENNISRISNALERHGFLTFLFGRFIPFGIRNIISMTSGFVNFPFYKFAFFDAIAAVCNISALFWLVYFLGQRGSHFMKIIGIVLLLLFIGFSIYVMRSEKFFKSSQKRHSAE, translated from the coding sequence ATGTTTCAAACAATTGCCGCGTGGATAGGACAGTATATTTCTTATTTTCCGTTGGTTATTTTTATCAGCTTGTTTCTCGGAGGTTTTAACCTGCCGATTTCGGAGGATATCATTGTTATTACTGCTGCTTTGCTTTGCAGACAAGAGAAGGCGTCTATTCCATCATTTTATGCTGCTCTCTATTTCGGTGCAGTGATCAGCGATTATCTTGTCTATTTTTGGGGATGGCTTTTAGGGCACGGCAGAATTTCGGGGAAATTTTTTTCAAAATTGATAAGCGAAAATAATATAAGTCGTATTTCCAATGCACTTGAACGGCACGGCTTTCTAACTTTTTTATTCGGGCGTTTTATTCCTTTCGGTATACGCAATATTATTTCAATGACATCCGGCTTTGTTAATTTTCCGTTTTATAAGTTCGCTTTTTTTGACGCTATTGCAGCGGTTTGCAATATTTCGGCTTTATTCTGGCTGGTCTACTTTCTTGGGCAAAGGGGCAGTCATTTTATGAAGATTATCGGAATTGTTCTTTTACTGCTTTTTATCGGCTTTAGTATTTATGTTATGCGATCGGAAAAATTTTTTAAGTCTTCACAAAAGAGACACAGCGCCGAATGA
- the ispG gene encoding (E)-4-hydroxy-3-methylbut-2-enyl-diphosphate synthase — protein MYTAEKVRIGGKGSVRSIELGGDSPIAIQTMWKQPLSGDTLQETARKIAELEQLGCDILRFAVPDSESAEAFVKLTEMTPMPLVADIHFDYRLALRCMDGCAAKIRINPGNIGTEDRVSAVIKKAQDTGTVLRIGVNSGSLPADIRNRMEQEIREGRNAEEARAAALVAGAQREAALFDKHGFTQYLVSMKASSVNETVIANELFAAESAAPLHLGVTEAGPLVSGIVKSTLAFSKLLERNIGATVRVSLSDTMENEVIAAREILTECGKRKGGIRLVSCPRCGRNGFDVHGFVARWQHRLFAEKKDLTVAVMGCVVNGPGEGKFADIGITGAENVILLFKRGVIVQRIDIQGLTETEKNTVVDAAFEKELRSL, from the coding sequence ATGTATACGGCGGAAAAAGTACGGATAGGCGGCAAGGGCAGCGTTCGGAGTATTGAGCTCGGCGGTGATAGTCCTATTGCTATCCAGACTATGTGGAAACAGCCGCTGAGCGGAGATACCTTGCAGGAAACGGCACGGAAAATTGCCGAATTGGAGCAGCTCGGCTGTGACATTCTCCGGTTTGCCGTACCGGATTCCGAAAGCGCCGAAGCGTTTGTCAAGCTTACTGAAATGACGCCGATGCCGCTTGTTGCCGATATTCACTTTGACTATCGGCTTGCGTTGCGCTGTATGGACGGCTGTGCTGCAAAAATACGTATCAATCCGGGAAATATCGGAACGGAAGATCGGGTAAGCGCGGTCATTAAAAAAGCACAGGATACCGGTACCGTACTCCGCATCGGTGTCAACAGCGGCTCTCTCCCCGCCGATATACGGAACCGTATGGAGCAGGAAATCCGCGAAGGACGTAATGCAGAGGAGGCGAGGGCAGCCGCATTGGTTGCCGGGGCGCAGCGGGAAGCGGCGCTTTTCGATAAACACGGCTTTACGCAGTACCTTGTGTCGATGAAAGCCTCATCCGTAAACGAGACGGTCATTGCCAATGAACTGTTTGCTGCCGAATCCGCTGCGCCGCTCCATTTAGGTGTTACGGAGGCGGGGCCTTTGGTTTCGGGCATTGTCAAAAGTACGCTCGCATTTTCAAAGCTGCTTGAACGGAATATCGGCGCTACCGTGCGGGTGAGCCTTTCCGATACTATGGAAAATGAGGTTATTGCAGCGCGGGAAATTTTGACGGAATGCGGTAAACGGAAAGGCGGTATCAGGTTGGTGTCGTGCCCGCGCTGCGGCCGTAACGGTTTCGATGTTCACGGGTTCGTTGCACGCTGGCAGCACCGGCTTTTTGCCGAAAAGAAAGACTTGACTGTTGCGGTGATGGGATGTGTTGTCAACGGGCCGGGCGAGGGAAAATTTGCCGATATCGGGATTACCGGTGCGGAAAACGTTATCCTGTTGTTTAAGCGGGGCGTTATCGTTCAGCGTATCGATATACAAGGCTTGACGGAAACGGAAAAAAATACGGTTGTCGATGCAGCCTTTGAAAAGGAGCTGAGGAGTTTATGA
- a CDS encoding thioesterase family protein, with protein sequence MEVGIKGDMSFIVTKEMLASQDGDDTLEVFSTPNMVLKIERTAALSVLPFLEKGYTMVGVKVDIEHIAATLEGMKVYVHTELIDISKNGKFLTFKAEVSNDRGIIGRGTHVRAIVNKKYFMEKLWATIHNDTHSISCGI encoded by the coding sequence ATGGAAGTCGGAATTAAGGGAGACATGAGTTTTATTGTTACAAAGGAAATGCTGGCGAGTCAGGACGGTGACGATACACTGGAAGTTTTTTCAACGCCAAACATGGTTTTAAAAATTGAAAGAACTGCAGCGCTCAGTGTATTGCCGTTTTTAGAAAAAGGATATACGATGGTCGGCGTAAAAGTCGATATCGAGCACATTGCGGCAACGCTTGAAGGAATGAAAGTGTATGTCCATACCGAACTGATAGATATCAGCAAAAATGGAAAATTTTTAACTTTTAAAGCAGAAGTATCGAATGATCGGGGAATTATAGGCCGCGGTACCCATGTACGGGCAATCGTCAATAAAAAATATTTTATGGAAAAACTTTGGGCGACTATACATAATGATACGCATTCCATATCCTGTGGCATTTGA
- a CDS encoding S-adenosyl-l-methionine hydroxide adenosyltransferase family protein encodes MCNKRLFGLAAAGMLIIAIGISGCAGTPRNSRPLVFQTDFGLKDGAVSAMKGVAFTQSSTIPLYDLTHEIPAYSIWDAAYRLFQTVEYWPAGTVFVSVVDPGVGTDRDSVVLKTKTGHYIVTPDNGTLTLVADRLGIAEVRLIDEAVNRRKKLRKELHLPRT; translated from the coding sequence ATGTGCAATAAAAGGTTATTCGGTTTAGCTGCAGCAGGTATGCTGATAATCGCAATCGGTATTTCCGGCTGCGCGGGAACGCCCCGAAATTCTCGGCCGTTGGTATTTCAGACTGACTTCGGATTAAAGGACGGCGCGGTTTCCGCAATGAAGGGTGTCGCTTTTACGCAATCATCTACGATTCCGCTGTATGATCTTACCCACGAAATACCGGCTTACAGTATCTGGGATGCAGCGTATCGACTCTTTCAGACGGTAGAATACTGGCCTGCAGGCACAGTCTTTGTATCGGTAGTTGACCCCGGTGTCGGTACCGACCGCGATTCGGTTGTCTTAAAGACTAAAACAGGTCACTATATTGTTACTCCTGATAATGGAACGCTTACACTTGTTGCAGATCGGCTTGGAATTGCAGAAGTCCGTTTAATCGATGAAGCGGTGAACCGCCGAAAAAAACTCAGAAAAGAGTTACACCTTCCACGGACGTGA
- a CDS encoding DUF488 domain-containing protein: protein MGTLYWKRIYEPTEPQDGFRILVDRLWPRGITKEKAMLGDWAKDITPSSDIRQAYHRGEMNYEHFSALYAKELAKNPAAPAFLEKIKEKLRTGNVTILYAVKDPTASHIPTLQTFIKKNI, encoded by the coding sequence ATGGGAACATTATATTGGAAACGGATATACGAGCCGACTGAACCACAAGACGGATTTAGAATATTAGTCGATCGACTTTGGCCGCGCGGCATTACAAAAGAAAAAGCAATGCTTGGGGATTGGGCGAAAGATATTACACCGTCATCGGATATACGACAGGCATATCACAGAGGAGAAATGAATTATGAGCATTTTTCTGCTTTGTATGCAAAGGAATTAGCAAAGAACCCCGCTGCACCGGCTTTTCTTGAAAAAATAAAAGAAAAATTGCGAACCGGTAACGTTACGATACTGTATGCTGTCAAAGATCCTACGGCAAGTCATATTCCTACGTTACAAACATTTATCAAAAAAAATATATAA
- a CDS encoding NAD(+) synthase, whose translation MNIHDYGFYRVAAIVPPCAVGDCTGNAERIIGALRKSAEMGADIAVFPALALTSASCGTFFEHRSLLNAAEDRLAYIVRQTSMEPIIGVVGFPFFFSGNIYSAVAVFSRGTIYGIVPLDGTAHSRVFSVYSGRESSTILTGLQNTAIPFGSDLLFEVEKSRFSFVIGSPKNIQNQSQAGIKDGSPATGSTLTVTGAALYIEPLAQASFAGSFTELCRSAAARSKQERNTVLFVNAGWGESSTDTVCAGERGIYENGELLAAANGFELSSFNKTGDFNFSGYEDEAAITLADMDCEAPSSLGRSSSVCRRIVIPAIPSRGVLLVRPRNPNPFIPLAVQNNEQAWESFFSQVTELQARGLAKRLYHTGCKKTVLGISGGLDSTLALFIAILASRMLRQKADSVTAITMPGFGTTDRTKSNALKLAELLGCTVLTIPIEKAMLQHFADIEHPADLCNTVYENAQARERTQILMDKANQLGALLVGTGDLSESALGWETYNGDHMSMYNVNAGIPKTMLRHCIDYVAAYPSVFLPDADKHTEFRAIVQDILDTPISPELHPAQKQVITQKTEDILGPYELHDFFLYYLLHTDFSPAKILLLAEHCFSTEQRYNRQQILGCMRIFYRRLFSQQFKRSCAPDGVQVGFGSFSPRGAWQMPSDMNAAVWLTELEKLSEV comes from the coding sequence ATGAATATACACGACTACGGATTTTATCGGGTTGCTGCGATAGTTCCTCCTTGTGCAGTTGGCGATTGCACCGGTAATGCCGAACGGATTATCGGTGCATTGCGGAAAAGTGCCGAAATGGGAGCCGATATTGCCGTATTCCCCGCATTGGCTCTAACATCCGCCAGCTGTGGCACTTTTTTCGAACACCGGTCATTACTGAATGCTGCAGAAGACCGGCTTGCGTATATCGTCCGGCAAACCTCCATGGAGCCGATTATCGGTGTGGTTGGTTTTCCATTCTTTTTTTCGGGTAATATCTACAGTGCTGTTGCCGTCTTCAGTAGAGGAACTATTTACGGCATTGTACCGCTGGATGGAACCGCTCACTCCCGCGTTTTTTCCGTATATAGCGGAAGAGAATCTTCGACAATTCTTACCGGTTTGCAGAATACGGCTATTCCGTTCGGTTCCGATTTGCTGTTTGAAGTAGAAAAAAGCCGATTTTCGTTTGTAATCGGCAGCCCAAAAAATATACAAAATCAAAGTCAAGCCGGAATCAAAGACGGTTCTCCGGCGACGGGCAGCACCTTAACGGTAACCGGAGCGGCGCTATACATTGAACCGCTCGCACAGGCTTCGTTCGCGGGGTCTTTTACGGAACTTTGCCGCAGCGCTGCAGCCCGATCAAAGCAAGAAAGGAATACGGTTCTGTTTGTCAACGCCGGTTGGGGAGAGTCTTCAACCGACACTGTCTGTGCGGGCGAGCGCGGCATTTACGAAAACGGCGAACTGCTTGCGGCGGCAAACGGGTTTGAACTGTCTTCTTTTAATAAAACAGGCGATTTCAATTTTTCCGGCTATGAAGATGAAGCCGCTATTACCCTTGCAGATATGGATTGCGAAGCGCCCTCCAGTCTCGGCCGTAGTTCATCGGTTTGCCGCCGTATTGTCATTCCTGCCATACCTTCCCGAGGGGTTCTACTTGTTCGTCCGCGCAATCCCAATCCATTCATTCCGCTTGCGGTGCAAAATAACGAGCAAGCATGGGAAAGTTTTTTCTCACAGGTAACGGAGCTCCAAGCGCGCGGACTTGCGAAGCGGTTGTACCACACCGGTTGTAAAAAGACGGTGCTTGGGATTTCCGGCGGCTTGGATTCCACATTGGCGCTCTTTATTGCGATACTCGCTTCGCGAATGCTCCGTCAGAAAGCCGATTCGGTTACGGCAATTACCATGCCCGGCTTCGGAACAACGGACAGAACCAAATCCAATGCGCTTAAACTTGCGGAATTACTCGGCTGTACCGTTCTTACCATTCCTATAGAAAAGGCGATGCTGCAACATTTTGCGGATATCGAGCACCCCGCAGATCTCTGCAATACGGTCTACGAAAACGCGCAGGCACGGGAACGAACTCAAATTCTGATGGATAAAGCAAACCAGCTTGGGGCGCTGCTTGTCGGGACTGGGGATCTTTCCGAATCCGCGCTCGGATGGGAAACGTATAACGGCGATCATATGTCGATGTATAATGTCAATGCCGGGATCCCAAAAACTATGTTGCGCCATTGCATCGACTATGTTGCGGCATATCCGTCGGTATTTTTACCGGATGCCGATAAGCATACCGAATTCCGCGCTATTGTGCAGGATATTCTCGATACGCCGATCAGTCCCGAACTACATCCTGCCCAAAAACAAGTCATCACGCAAAAAACCGAGGACATACTCGGCCCCTATGAGCTGCACGACTTCTTTTTATATTATCTGCTGCACACGGATTTCAGTCCTGCAAAAATCCTTTTACTTGCGGAGCATTGTTTTTCTACGGAGCAGCGGTATAACCGTCAGCAGATACTCGGCTGTATGCGTATTTTTTACCGGCGCCTTTTTTCTCAGCAGTTTAAACGTTCCTGTGCTCCCGACGGCGTGCAGGTAGGATTCGGCAGTTTCTCTCCGCGGGGAGCATGGCAAATGCCGAGCGATATGAATGCTGCCGTATGGCTTACCGAACTTGAAAAGTTGTCGGAAGTGTGA
- a CDS encoding SAM hydroxide adenosyltransferase, whose amino-acid sequence MPALDIQYGNVWTNISRETADALKLAVNDIVQVTVFNNGKQVYTGSMPYVNSFGDVPDGKPLLYYNSLDCLSMALNMDNFASVHKIEYGGEWTVKITKITK is encoded by the coding sequence ATTCCTGCCCTCGATATCCAGTATGGGAATGTGTGGACAAATATCAGCCGTGAAACAGCGGATGCATTAAAATTAGCCGTCAATGATATCGTACAGGTAACGGTATTCAATAACGGAAAACAAGTATACACCGGCTCTATGCCGTATGTGAACAGTTTCGGTGATGTTCCCGATGGAAAGCCGCTGCTGTATTACAATAGCCTTGATTGCTTATCGATGGCATTGAATATGGACAATTTTGCATCCGTGCATAAAATCGAATACGGCGGCGAATGGACTGTAAAGATTACCAAAATTACAAAATAA
- the rpe gene encoding ribulose-phosphate 3-epimerase: MGASFILAPSLLSADFSRLAEELHFIEANGGQWVHLDVMDGVFVPNLTFGAPVVRSLRSKSTLPFDVHLMVSRPQDFVKDFSAVGADYFTFHIEAAVHAHRLITEIRAAGMKPGVSIVPSTPVHLLDEVLPFVDLVLVMTVNPGFGGQTMIPRCLEKIKTLYEYREKYDYRYLISADGGVNAETLPAVCNAGADVIVSGSSFFSGEIKK, from the coding sequence ATGGGGGCATCGTTTATATTAGCGCCGTCTTTATTGAGTGCAGACTTTTCACGGCTCGCCGAAGAATTACATTTTATTGAAGCAAACGGAGGTCAATGGGTGCATCTTGATGTGATGGACGGAGTCTTTGTACCGAATTTAACGTTCGGTGCTCCCGTTGTGCGTAGTCTACGGAGTAAGAGCACCCTTCCTTTTGATGTGCATTTGATGGTTTCCCGCCCTCAAGATTTTGTAAAAGATTTTTCAGCGGTAGGAGCAGATTATTTCACGTTTCATATTGAAGCGGCAGTGCATGCTCATAGGCTTATTACGGAAATTCGTGCAGCAGGTATGAAACCCGGCGTGAGTATCGTGCCGTCGACCCCTGTACATCTTTTAGATGAGGTGTTACCTTTTGTCGATCTTGTGTTGGTGATGACGGTTAATCCGGGCTTCGGTGGACAAACGATGATTCCCCGCTGCCTCGAAAAGATCAAAACGTTGTATGAGTACCGTGAAAAGTACGATTACCGCTATTTAATTTCCGCTGACGGCGGCGTTAATGCGGAAACGCTTCCGGCTGTATGCAATGCCGGTGCCGATGTTATCGTGTCAGGATCATCTTTTTTTTCCGGAGAGATAAAGAAATGA
- a CDS encoding YkgJ family cysteine cluster protein encodes MYLSPRDLRNLQTWASLERPALIQKYCRWVLKGDGYEYLCLKELPNYDCILWNNGCIAYNYRPFQCSSYPFWDYLLGNEQRWSANARSCSGINRGKRYSAEEIQDLLDTAKQFPAIRRKKTGESRDFTEK; translated from the coding sequence GTGTATTTGTCTCCTCGCGATCTCAGGAATTTGCAGACATGGGCATCGCTCGAACGGCCTGCCCTTATTCAAAAGTATTGCCGGTGGGTACTTAAAGGAGACGGATACGAGTATCTTTGCTTAAAGGAACTTCCGAATTACGATTGTATTTTATGGAATAATGGCTGTATTGCATATAATTATCGGCCTTTTCAATGCTCTTCATATCCATTTTGGGATTATTTACTTGGAAATGAACAGCGTTGGAGTGCAAATGCCCGCAGCTGTTCGGGAATAAACCGCGGTAAACGGTATTCGGCGGAAGAAATCCAAGACTTGCTCGATACTGCAAAACAATTCCCTGCCATTCGACGAAAAAAAACCGGAGAAAGCAGAGATTTCACCGAAAAATAG